CAAAATTTCCAAAGTGTCAATACCCAAACCTGAATTGCCGGCAGAATTACCCCCTCAACTCCGTGAGAATTTAGAGAAAATGTTTCGTGATTATATTACCAAAGTAGACATCTGGATACGATGGCAAAGGGCTGGAATGAAATTTGAAGTCCATGCCCAGAATTTCTTTCAACCCGAGAAGTTATGGATACCCGAAGAATCTCAACAATAACGAACCGATTTTTACCTTGTTCCCGACAGGAAGGGTTCACATTAATGGAACTTCTTGTCGCTACGACATTATTGAGTATCGTTCTTTCTTCCGTTTATGTTCTTTTTCATTCATCAATCCAAACATGGAAACGATTGGAATCAGGTGTCAATCCTCCACAAGATGCTCGTCTTGTAATGAATCTGATAGGCAGGGATATAAACAATCTTATAGCCTCTGCTGGGCATTTGTTTGAGGGAGACGACCAGCAGATGACCTTATTTGTTATTACTGAGCCGTTCCATAAGGACACAGGAGAAGGGGGACATCTTATGCGAATTGAGTATAAATACAATCGAGCTCAGAAGAAATTGGAACGAGAGGAAGCATTGGTAGAAACGGCTTTGCC
This region of Candidatus Hydrogenedens sp. genomic DNA includes:
- a CDS encoding prepilin-type N-terminal cleavage/methylation domain-containing protein yields the protein MDTRRISTITNRFLPCSRQEGFTLMELLVATTLLSIVLSSVYVLFHSSIQTWKRLESGVNPPQDARLVMNLIGRDINNLIASAGHLFEGDDQQMTLFVITEPFHKDTGEGGHLMRIEYKYNRAQKKLEREEALVETALPKVPPANRELDRSRVKITKKKKVTLAENVREFEITYIWIPYDDKRNWKEPPSPVEPVRVQKHKLCWWLPQGIEIKMALYDPDQPEGKTEFKEVFPVRAPSAHLTEEQLQKLLKDEL